The following coding sequences are from one Methanosarcina sp. WWM596 window:
- a CDS encoding DNA-directed DNA polymerase II small subunit yields the protein MNEIDIVRAVIEEGYQISPQAVELIKLSNSPESLLKYILSTIDDCVFVIEPEHIDLKDFEASKMVSRIISETSPGAVSQMASGKISSSPLEPVDSHVVKTFDPALDALEEPGLSSIESDVFSAVEVSDSNPEIKPDILSSQGSDPVHDSVHDSVHDSVHDSVHDSVHDPVHDSVHDSVHDSVHDSVHDSVHDSVHDSAHDSAHGSFSNPVYPSASSRSVEKSASSFFGHAGSPSPSNRAYGADSLFSNQGNSFRSSSRDEEVRYLPGRNPVTVLSDITGHSTCVGEYMQFVQYFRDRYSRLSEIIRGRINARPIESLKRRNFRRGSDGNTEEISIIGMVSDISNTTNGHKIFSLEDSTGSFSVLIRNSDKELFELASQLLLDEVIGVTGSVTNDGKLMLATKIIQPDVPNSVQRRTGSYGKAVLISDVHVGSSQFLEEAWLDFLDFLKGESDSEKMREIAAQVRYLVVAGDLVDGIGIYPDQEMELDILDVYEQYRKAAEYFREVPEHIHVIISPGNHDAVRQAEPQPALPERICADFPKNVTFVGNPALVDLDGVRILIYHGRSIDDLVASVPGVSYQDPAGAVLEMLKRRHLAPTYGSRVSISPEKKDYFIIDPVPDIIHTGHVHTLGVQRYKNVLLVNSGTWQAQTEFQKRVNLMPVPARVPVVDLADFDVKILAFD from the coding sequence ATGAATGAGATCGATATTGTACGGGCAGTTATAGAGGAAGGATACCAGATAAGTCCGCAAGCCGTAGAATTAATCAAATTGAGTAACTCTCCTGAAAGCCTTCTAAAATATATCCTTTCAACTATTGATGATTGTGTTTTCGTTATTGAACCCGAACATATCGACCTGAAGGACTTTGAAGCTTCTAAAATGGTTTCCAGGATAATTTCTGAAACATCTCCCGGGGCAGTTTCCCAGATGGCTTCAGGTAAAATTTCCTCTTCTCCCTTAGAACCCGTAGACTCGCACGTGGTAAAAACTTTTGACCCTGCTTTGGATGCCCTTGAGGAACCAGGATTATCAAGTATTGAATCGGATGTTTTTTCGGCGGTTGAAGTCTCAGACTCCAATCCGGAGATTAAACCTGACATTCTTTCTTCTCAGGGTTCTGATCCTGTTCATGATTCTGTTCACGATTCTGTTCACGATTCTGTTCATGATTCTGTTCACGATTCTGTTCACGATCCTGTTCACGATTCTGTTCACGATTCTGTTCACGATTCTGTTCACGATTCTGTTCACGATTCTGTTCATGATTCTGTTCATGATTCTGCTCATGATTCTGCTCATGGCTCTTTTTCCAATCCTGTTTATCCCTCTGCTTCTTCAAGAAGTGTAGAAAAATCAGCCTCCTCTTTTTTTGGACATGCAGGCTCTCCTTCTCCCTCCAACCGTGCTTACGGAGCAGATTCTCTCTTTTCAAACCAGGGAAATTCTTTCCGTTCGAGTTCCAGAGATGAAGAAGTCAGGTATCTCCCAGGCCGCAACCCTGTTACCGTGCTTTCCGATATTACCGGGCATTCGACCTGTGTTGGGGAGTATATGCAGTTTGTGCAGTATTTCAGGGACAGGTACAGCAGGCTCTCTGAGATCATCCGGGGCAGGATTAATGCACGCCCTATAGAGAGTTTGAAAAGGAGGAATTTTCGCCGTGGATCAGACGGAAACACTGAGGAGATATCGATTATAGGAATGGTTTCTGATATCAGCAACACAACCAATGGGCACAAAATCTTTTCTCTTGAAGACTCTACAGGCTCTTTTTCAGTTCTTATCCGAAATAGCGACAAGGAACTCTTTGAGCTGGCTTCGCAGCTTCTTCTGGACGAGGTCATCGGGGTAACAGGCTCGGTTACTAACGACGGAAAGCTTATGCTTGCCACAAAGATCATCCAGCCAGATGTCCCGAACAGTGTTCAGCGCAGGACAGGTAGCTATGGGAAAGCCGTACTTATCTCGGATGTGCACGTAGGTAGTTCCCAGTTCCTGGAAGAGGCCTGGCTGGACTTCCTGGACTTTTTGAAAGGTGAATCTGACTCCGAAAAAATGCGGGAGATTGCAGCTCAGGTCCGTTATCTCGTTGTTGCAGGAGACCTCGTGGACGGTATAGGGATTTATCCTGACCAGGAAATGGAACTGGATATTCTGGATGTCTATGAACAGTACAGAAAAGCAGCAGAGTACTTCAGAGAAGTTCCTGAACACATACACGTGATCATAAGCCCTGGAAACCATGACGCTGTACGCCAGGCAGAACCACAGCCAGCCCTGCCTGAGAGGATCTGCGCAGATTTTCCAAAAAATGTCACTTTTGTAGGCAACCCGGCTCTTGTGGATCTTGACGGCGTCAGAATCCTTATCTACCACGGCAGGTCGATTGACGATCTGGTGGCAAGTGTTCCCGGCGTCTCTTATCAGGATCCTGCAGGTGCAGTCCTTGAGATGCTTAAGCGCAGGCACCTTGCTCCAACGTACGGGAGCAGGGTTTCCATATCCCCGGAGAAAAAAGACTACTTTATAATTGACCCTGTTCCGGATATCATTCATACAGGTCATGTCCATACCCTTGGAGTCCAGCGATACAAAAATGTTCTACTGGTTAATTCCGGAACTTGGCAGGCCCAGACTGAGTTCCAGAAGCGTGTAAACCTGATGCCTGTGCCAGCCAGAGTTCCAGTTGTGGATCTTGCGGATTTCGATGTGAAAATTCTGGCATTTGACTAA
- a CDS encoding S26 family signal peptidase, with protein MSNTNTQKSTQEEESFLVSLGKDLLSVAAVLITFMILSKLAFGLWTPMVAVESGSMEPHMQIGDIIFIKNIDRVDLVTNEEGKNSDYMTFSDYGDVILYRPYGQEGITPIIHRAMYRVETGEPMWENGPAAPYSGYITKGDNPVTNKHFDQEGQISYYVPVKDEWIIGVAKYRIPYLGHIRLFFS; from the coding sequence ATGAGCAACACTAATACACAAAAAAGTACCCAGGAAGAAGAAAGCTTCCTAGTCTCCCTTGGGAAGGATTTGCTGTCGGTTGCAGCTGTACTGATAACCTTTATGATTCTTTCCAAACTGGCGTTCGGGCTCTGGACACCTATGGTCGCAGTGGAGTCCGGAAGTATGGAACCGCATATGCAGATAGGAGATATTATCTTCATCAAAAACATCGATCGAGTTGATCTTGTTACCAATGAAGAAGGGAAAAATTCAGACTATATGACCTTTAGTGACTACGGAGACGTCATCCTCTATCGACCCTATGGGCAGGAAGGCATAACTCCCATAATACATAGAGCGATGTACAGGGTAGAAACCGGCGAGCCTATGTGGGAAAATGGTCCTGCTGCCCCTTACTCAGGATACATTACCAAAGGAGATAATCCTGTGACCAACAAGCACTTTGATCAGGAAGGACAGATCAGTTATTATGTGCCTGTAAAGGATGAATGGATAATAGGGGTCGCAAAGTACAGGATTCCTTATCTCGGACATATCAGGCTGTTCTTTTCATGA
- the dusB gene encoding tRNA dihydrouridine synthase DusB has protein sequence MSLKKLKIGRTELPGNLLLAPMADVTNLAFRLLCRQYGADLTYTEMINADALLNESRKSFIKGLSSPEDRLFGVQLVGSCPDKLREAALLVEEEYRPEVIDVNMGCPVRRITGAGCGSALLNSPGLIYTIISELTDALKTPVSAKIRLLEKEEKTLEIARLIEKAGASTLTVHGRTAAQMYSGSSDLKGIKAVKNELSIPVIANGDIKDEESAENTLEVTGCDGLMIGRAAMGNPFIFRRIRHYLETGERMEVNRPAKQLEEFEAYILLLEKYNLLSSMNLRMHAHWFTKGLHGSRHIREKINSLKDGKAIIELMRSSRQEKY, from the coding sequence ATGAGCCTTAAAAAACTGAAAATTGGCAGGACAGAGCTTCCTGGAAACCTTCTTCTTGCACCTATGGCAGATGTAACAAATCTGGCTTTCAGGCTGCTTTGCAGGCAGTATGGAGCTGACCTGACGTACACAGAGATGATAAATGCAGATGCCCTGCTCAATGAAAGCAGGAAATCTTTTATTAAAGGACTGAGTTCTCCTGAAGACAGGCTCTTCGGGGTTCAGCTTGTGGGAAGCTGCCCTGATAAACTGAGAGAGGCTGCACTTCTTGTTGAAGAAGAGTATAGGCCTGAAGTTATAGACGTTAATATGGGCTGCCCCGTAAGACGCATCACGGGGGCTGGCTGCGGCTCAGCTCTCCTCAATTCTCCGGGACTTATCTATACAATAATCTCAGAGCTTACCGATGCCCTGAAGACTCCGGTCAGCGCAAAGATCCGCCTCCTTGAAAAGGAGGAAAAAACTCTTGAAATTGCCCGTCTGATAGAAAAAGCAGGAGCATCAACTCTGACTGTGCATGGAAGGACAGCAGCACAGATGTACTCAGGCAGCTCGGACCTTAAAGGAATAAAGGCTGTCAAAAATGAGCTTTCTATTCCTGTTATTGCAAACGGGGACATCAAAGATGAAGAGTCGGCAGAAAATACCCTGGAGGTTACAGGCTGTGACGGGCTTATGATAGGGCGCGCTGCAATGGGAAACCCTTTCATTTTCAGAAGGATCAGGCACTACCTTGAAACCGGGGAAAGAATGGAGGTGAACCGGCCTGCAAAGCAGCTTGAAGAGTTTGAAGCTTACATCCTCCTCCTTGAAAAATATAATCTTCTTTCTTCCATGAATCTCCGGATGCATGCCCACTGGTTTACAAAAGGACTTCACGGCTCGCGGCATATAAGAGAAAAAATTAACAGTTTAAAAGATGGAAAAGCCATAATTGAGCTGATGAGAAGTTCCCGCCAGGAAAAATATTAA
- a CDS encoding pyruvate ferredoxin oxidoreductase subunit gamma has protein sequence MKEIRIHGRGGQGSVTAAEMLSVAAFEDGKFSQAFPAFGVERRGAPVQAFTRLSDSPIRLRSQIYTPDYVIVQDATLIETVNVASGIKDDGIILINTKEKPEELKLDTKARVMTVDATKVAMDIIGLPIVNTVLLGAFAGATGEINVESIKKAVRDRFSGKVAEKNSQAIQKAYELIRGKEA, from the coding sequence ATGAAGGAAATCAGAATACACGGTCGAGGAGGCCAGGGTTCTGTTACTGCGGCTGAAATGCTTTCCGTTGCAGCTTTTGAAGATGGGAAGTTCAGCCAGGCCTTCCCCGCTTTTGGGGTAGAACGTAGAGGTGCCCCTGTGCAGGCATTCACCAGACTCAGTGACAGTCCCATTAGACTCCGAAGCCAGATATACACACCAGATTACGTGATCGTCCAGGATGCCACTCTGATCGAAACTGTCAACGTTGCAAGCGGGATTAAAGACGACGGTATCATCCTCATCAACACAAAAGAAAAACCCGAAGAACTCAAACTTGATACAAAAGCAAGGGTCATGACCGTAGATGCTACAAAGGTGGCAATGGACATCATAGGTCTTCCGATTGTGAACACTGTCCTTCTGGGAGCTTTTGCAGGTGCGACCGGAGAGATCAATGTAGAATCCATTAAAAAAGCCGTAAGGGACCGTTTTTCCGGCAAAGTAGCCGAAAAGAACTCTCAAGCAATTCAGAAAGCCTATGAGCTTATCAGGGGGAAAGAAGCGTGA
- the porD gene encoding pyruvate synthase subunit PorD, whose protein sequence is MKITTGGACEPGSTLVNKTGGWRNFRPVYIYEKCTKCGICEIMCPDMSIRPRGDGFFEYNYDYCKGCGICANECPANAIEMILEEK, encoded by the coding sequence GTGAAAATCACAACAGGAGGAGCTTGTGAGCCGGGTTCTACCCTGGTAAACAAAACCGGAGGCTGGAGAAACTTCCGTCCCGTATATATTTACGAAAAATGCACCAAATGCGGAATCTGCGAGATTATGTGCCCTGACATGTCAATCCGTCCCAGAGGAGATGGCTTTTTCGAATACAACTACGACTACTGCAAGGGATGCGGCATCTGCGCAAATGAATGCCCTGCAAATGCAATTGAAATGATCCTGGAGGAAAAATAA
- the porA gene encoding pyruvate synthase subunit PorA, with protein sequence MPLNSADKAKMVVVEGSYAVAQAAKVSRPNVISAYPITPQTHIVEDLSQFIADGEIPNCEYINVESEFSAISALVGAAAVGARTYSATTSQGLLLMHEVLFNAAGMRMPIIMTVANRAVSAPINIWNDHQDSIAQRDTGWLQLYAEDIQEAADMIPQIFKIAEDKDVLLPGMACMDGFILSHVYEPVVLLEQDLTDEFLPKYEPEYVLDPKNPLTFGAFADPSTYTEFRYLQEKAMQAALPKIEAVSKEFAEIFGRDHGGLIDGYQLEDAEVVIMAMGSLVGTLKDVVDEYRAKGEKIGILKVRSFRPFPKMQIRKALAKANVVVVLDKNISLGTNEGALFTETKGCMYNSRCDIPIIGYTLNHGGRDVRIELVSKIIEEAKKVTKDGITVESQFADVREELL encoded by the coding sequence ATGCCGCTCAATTCAGCTGACAAGGCCAAAATGGTCGTCGTGGAAGGTTCATACGCAGTTGCCCAGGCAGCAAAGGTTTCCCGTCCAAATGTTATTTCCGCTTATCCTATCACCCCTCAGACCCATATTGTTGAGGACTTATCTCAGTTTATTGCAGACGGGGAAATCCCGAACTGTGAATATATCAACGTGGAATCCGAATTCTCGGCAATTTCTGCCCTTGTGGGAGCTGCCGCTGTCGGGGCAAGGACATACTCCGCAACCACCTCCCAGGGGCTTTTGCTCATGCACGAGGTTCTCTTCAACGCCGCAGGAATGAGAATGCCCATCATCATGACCGTGGCAAACAGGGCAGTCAGCGCCCCGATCAATATCTGGAACGACCACCAAGACTCAATTGCCCAGAGAGACACAGGCTGGCTCCAGCTTTATGCCGAGGATATCCAAGAAGCCGCAGACATGATCCCCCAGATCTTCAAGATCGCAGAGGACAAAGATGTGCTCCTGCCTGGCATGGCCTGTATGGATGGATTTATCCTCTCCCATGTCTACGAACCCGTTGTGCTGCTTGAGCAGGACCTTACTGATGAGTTCCTGCCCAAATATGAGCCGGAATACGTGCTTGACCCCAAAAATCCTCTTACTTTCGGAGCCTTTGCTGACCCCTCGACTTACACCGAATTCAGGTACCTGCAGGAAAAGGCAATGCAGGCAGCTCTTCCGAAGATAGAGGCCGTTTCCAAAGAATTCGCAGAGATCTTTGGAAGGGACCACGGAGGCCTTATCGACGGCTACCAGCTCGAAGATGCCGAGGTAGTTATCATGGCCATGGGCTCCCTTGTAGGTACCCTTAAGGATGTAGTTGACGAGTACAGGGCAAAGGGCGAGAAGATCGGTATCCTGAAAGTCAGGTCCTTCAGGCCCTTCCCGAAGATGCAGATCAGAAAGGCCCTGGCAAAAGCCAATGTTGTTGTCGTGCTCGACAAGAACATCTCCCTCGGAACCAACGAAGGTGCCCTCTTTACCGAGACCAAGGGCTGCATGTACAACAGCAGGTGCGATATTCCAATTATCGGCTACACCTTAAACCACGGAGGCCGAGATGTACGCATTGAGCTGGTCAGCAAGATCATAGAAGAAGCCAAGAAAGTCACAAAAGACGGAATTACGGTTGAAAGCCAGTTTGCTGATGTCAGGGAGGAATTGCTATGA
- the porB gene encoding pyruvate synthase subunit PorB → MSKPAPKTYLSPGHRGCAGCCDALAAKFMLMGAGPDCIIVNPTGCLEVMTTPFPESAWQVPWIHSLFENGGAVASGIEAALKALGKKGNTRVVGVGGDGSTMDIGIRSLSGAFERGHDITYVCVDNEAYMNTGIQRSSGTPFDASTTTSPVGKVSFGNPRPKKDMPAIMVAHGSPYVATTSIGFPRDMIRKVKKATETVGPTYIHTLAPCPTGWGFDGSKTIELAKLAVETCLWPMYEMENGELTQVRKVKNPRPVEEYLRAQKRFKHLFTMEGGEEEIAKIQAAADWNIKHYGLQ, encoded by the coding sequence ATGAGTAAACCCGCACCTAAAACCTACCTTTCCCCGGGACACAGGGGATGTGCAGGCTGCTGTGACGCCCTTGCCGCAAAGTTCATGCTTATGGGCGCAGGCCCGGACTGCATCATCGTTAACCCAACAGGTTGCCTGGAAGTTATGACCACCCCCTTCCCGGAATCTGCCTGGCAGGTCCCGTGGATACACTCCCTCTTCGAAAACGGAGGCGCAGTGGCATCAGGTATCGAGGCTGCATTAAAAGCCCTCGGCAAGAAAGGAAACACAAGGGTCGTCGGAGTCGGCGGCGACGGCTCGACAATGGACATCGGGATTCGGTCTCTCTCAGGTGCCTTTGAACGGGGCCACGACATCACCTACGTCTGCGTTGATAACGAGGCCTACATGAACACTGGGATCCAGAGAAGCTCCGGAACCCCCTTCGACGCTTCCACAACGACAAGCCCCGTAGGCAAAGTCTCCTTCGGAAACCCACGCCCGAAGAAAGACATGCCCGCTATCATGGTAGCCCACGGTTCTCCGTACGTGGCCACAACCTCAATCGGTTTCCCGCGGGACATGATCAGGAAAGTCAAAAAAGCTACCGAAACTGTGGGTCCTACCTACATCCACACCCTCGCCCCCTGTCCCACCGGCTGGGGTTTCGACGGCTCCAAGACTATCGAACTTGCAAAACTCGCAGTTGAGACCTGCCTCTGGCCCATGTATGAAATGGAAAACGGTGAACTTACCCAGGTGAGAAAAGTCAAGAACCCCAGACCCGTCGAGGAATACCTCAGGGCCCAGAAGCGGTTCAAACATCTCTTCACCATGGAAGGCGGCGAAGAAGAAATCGCAAAGATCCAGGCCGCTGCAGACTGGAACATAAAACACTACGGGCTTCAGTAA
- a CDS encoding tetratricopeptide repeat protein, with amino-acid sequence MQPDTSKSPDLSEDPLELLQQAFDLYTHRDFEKALDFLVWAEHFALTARKPEILIPIYSMAGSVFSDLEDFERSLRYFEKSLQVIKLFEANDDAEGGNADPVLTEWSASNEDKIGKLFFRFGQTGEAETRFNQALGLYEKLLVADPENTQYLSSLAKVKDSMGNLLSSRGQKDEACVVYTEAADIRRGLRKGDLKNK; translated from the coding sequence ATGCAACCAGATACCTCAAAATCTCCGGATTTGTCAGAAGATCCGTTAGAATTACTCCAGCAAGCTTTTGATCTTTACACCCATAGGGATTTCGAAAAAGCCCTTGACTTCCTTGTCTGGGCCGAGCACTTTGCCCTAACAGCCAGAAAACCCGAGATTCTTATCCCTATTTACAGCATGGCAGGGAGTGTCTTTTCAGACCTGGAAGACTTCGAAAGATCCCTGAGATATTTTGAAAAGTCTCTCCAGGTCATAAAGCTGTTTGAAGCCAACGATGATGCAGAAGGAGGCAATGCAGATCCTGTTCTTACCGAATGGTCGGCATCAAATGAGGACAAGATCGGAAAGCTCTTTTTCCGGTTCGGACAAACGGGAGAAGCAGAAACAAGGTTTAACCAGGCACTTGGGCTTTATGAAAAGCTGCTTGTGGCTGATCCCGAAAATACACAGTATCTTTCTTCTCTGGCAAAGGTCAAAGATAGCATGGGTAATTTGCTTTCCAGCAGGGGGCAGAAAGATGAAGCTTGTGTAGTTTATACGGAGGCGGCTGATATCCGCAGAGGTTTACGTAAAGGTGATCTGAAGAATAAATAA
- a CDS encoding class I SAM-dependent methyltransferase, with protein sequence MTSSGSVFNNLPSRYDTLQKQCLPNWQTFFATVIEFIPESISESIPESIPESISKLIPESIPEETERKKEKKNREIEILELGSGTGFLTSLIRKKRPDARITCIDRNSEMLAVAKEKPELQKNVTFIEGDILEECEKWKEKPGWQKKSGWKENPEIKGKFDAVVSTQCLFSLPPDAKTRIFRRIYEALKPDGRFIEGDIFRPESEWEEEIYRAHWKRYMVEQELTVQEAEEMLGTFEDVREKIDTPEKFRKRLEEAGFKWVFCPYWYEMYAIFVGNIT encoded by the coding sequence ATGACCTCTTCCGGTTCAGTTTTCAACAACCTTCCTTCCCGTTACGACACTCTCCAAAAACAATGCCTCCCAAACTGGCAGACCTTCTTCGCCACAGTAATCGAATTTATCCCTGAATCAATCTCAGAATCAATCCCTGAATCAATTCCTGAATCAATCTCCAAATTGATTCCCGAGTCAATTCCTGAAGAAACAGAAAGAAAGAAGGAAAAGAAGAACCGGGAAATCGAGATCCTCGAACTTGGGAGCGGAACCGGTTTTCTTACAAGCCTGATAAGGAAAAAAAGACCCGATGCCAGAATCACCTGCATCGACAGGAACTCGGAAATGCTGGCTGTGGCAAAGGAGAAACCAGAGCTGCAGAAGAACGTCACGTTCATTGAGGGGGATATTCTGGAAGAGTGTGAAAAATGGAAGGAAAAGCCCGGATGGCAAAAAAAATCTGGGTGGAAAGAAAATCCGGAGATAAAAGGAAAGTTTGATGCCGTGGTTTCCACACAATGCCTTTTCTCCCTTCCCCCAGATGCAAAAACCAGGATTTTCAGGCGGATTTATGAGGCTCTCAAGCCGGATGGGAGGTTTATTGAAGGAGACATCTTCAGGCCCGAGAGTGAGTGGGAAGAGGAGATTTACAGAGCTCACTGGAAACGGTACATGGTTGAGCAAGAACTCACCGTTCAAGAAGCAGAAGAAATGCTGGGAACGTTTGAAGATGTGCGGGAGAAAATCGATACTCCAGAGAAGTTCAGGAAGAGACTCGAAGAAGCAGGATTTAAGTGGGTTTTCTGCCCTTACTGGTACGAGATGTACGCTATTTTTGTAGGCAACATAACCTAA
- a CDS encoding metal ABC transporter permease → MFELLQYTFIQNALIAAILASVACGVIGAFVVVKKIVFISGGIAHASFGGVGLGYYLGINPMLGVLPFSLLSALVMGTVSKKSKIPEDSAIGILWSLGMALGVIFVYLTPGYAPDLMTYLFGNILTVPRFDLYLMLGLDIVIVGAVYLFYKEFLSLCFDEEFTTVQGVPTEKLYLFLLCIIALTIVVLIKVVGIILVIALLTIPATLSRKFTNNLKRMMLISTAFGTVISVTGIGLSYALDVPSGATIILVLSLVYGFVAFGMDILESRRVLKG, encoded by the coding sequence ATGTTTGAGCTTCTGCAATATACTTTTATCCAGAACGCCCTTATAGCCGCAATCCTTGCAAGCGTTGCCTGTGGAGTCATAGGTGCCTTTGTTGTTGTTAAAAAGATCGTTTTCATCAGCGGGGGGATTGCCCATGCTTCTTTCGGAGGTGTCGGGCTTGGCTATTATTTAGGAATCAACCCCATGCTCGGAGTTCTTCCTTTCAGCCTGCTATCCGCTCTTGTCATGGGTACCGTAAGCAAGAAATCTAAAATCCCGGAAGACAGTGCAATAGGCATTCTCTGGTCTCTTGGAATGGCCCTGGGAGTTATTTTTGTCTATCTTACTCCCGGATATGCCCCGGATCTGATGACTTACCTCTTTGGAAATATCCTTACAGTTCCCCGATTTGACCTGTACCTGATGCTTGGTCTTGATATAGTAATAGTGGGTGCAGTCTATCTGTTCTATAAGGAATTTCTCTCTTTATGCTTTGACGAAGAGTTCACAACTGTACAGGGCGTTCCTACCGAAAAGCTCTACCTTTTCTTGCTCTGTATTATTGCCCTTACAATTGTTGTCCTTATAAAAGTCGTGGGAATTATTCTTGTGATCGCCCTCCTGACAATTCCTGCCACCCTGAGCCGCAAATTCACCAATAACCTGAAGCGAATGATGCTTATCTCCACTGCCTTCGGGACCGTTATCAGTGTTACCGGAATAGGCCTTTCCTATGCTCTGGATGTTCCATCGGGAGCCACTATTATTCTTGTACTGAGTCTGGTATATGGATTTGTAGCTTTTGGGATGGATATTCTTGAGAGCAGACGCGTTTTGAAGGGTTGA
- a CDS encoding metal ABC transporter ATP-binding protein: MENVIELEDVWVRYGNQTILEAVNLELKEPNGLLGIIGPNGGGKTTFLKVLLGLLKPYKGSVKLFGKLPEKSRDLVGYVPQYKGFDFDFPISVWEVVLTGRMSHTGFLKKYSEEDKKAAEEALRTVEMFDLKDRQIGQLSGGQRQRVFIARALATNPKLLLLDEPNSGLDPHMQDELYRLLNRLKHEMAIIMVTHDLSAVSVYVDRIACLNRTLHYHNSKEIPVEDLEATYQCPVELIAHGVPHRVLEKHKESS, from the coding sequence ATGGAGAATGTTATAGAGCTAGAGGACGTCTGGGTTCGCTACGGAAACCAGACAATCCTTGAGGCAGTAAATCTGGAATTAAAAGAGCCCAACGGGCTGCTTGGGATTATTGGACCTAATGGTGGAGGAAAGACTACATTTCTCAAAGTGCTCCTCGGGCTCTTGAAGCCGTATAAAGGCAGCGTGAAACTTTTTGGGAAGCTTCCGGAAAAAAGCAGAGACCTTGTAGGGTATGTCCCTCAGTATAAAGGTTTTGACTTTGATTTTCCTATCAGTGTCTGGGAAGTCGTCCTGACAGGCAGGATGAGCCATACGGGTTTTCTGAAAAAGTACAGTGAAGAAGACAAAAAGGCCGCTGAAGAGGCTCTGAGGACAGTGGAGATGTTCGACCTTAAGGACCGGCAGATAGGCCAGCTCTCTGGCGGGCAGCGGCAGAGGGTTTTTATTGCCAGGGCTCTTGCAACTAACCCCAAACTCCTGCTTCTGGACGAACCCAATTCCGGGCTTGATCCTCACATGCAGGACGAACTCTACAGGCTTCTGAACAGGCTCAAGCATGAAATGGCAATCATTATGGTCACACATGACCTCAGTGCAGTTTCTGTCTACGTGGACAGGATAGCCTGCCTGAACCGCACGCTCCACTACCATAACTCTAAGGAAATCCCGGTTGAGGACCTGGAAGCCACCTACCAGTGTCCTGTCGAACTGATTGCTCATGGAGTGCCTCATAGAGTGCTGGAAAAGCACAAAGAGAGTTCCTGA
- a CDS encoding metal ABC transporter solute-binding protein, Zn/Mn family → MKLKIIPILVLLIVGLSIFISGCTDSGDSRDNGSTEQKTEISGMGEPITVAVSILPLAEFAEKVGGDNVKTVVIVPSGADPHTYEPSPKEVQEISKAKMLVTVGVGMPFEEVWIDNFESMDSGTLIVNCSKGIELRKLAEHDHEGEAEHNESLEAGDENKIDEDHEKLDPHIWTSPENAKMMVEDIYEGLVELDPENEAYYTQNRDAYLEELDALDSRIQEKLEGREERNFMVYHPSWGYFAAEYGLTMIPVEVEGKEPSARDLAKLVDLAKEKKVKVIFVQTQFNPRSADVVAQEIGGEVVAVDPLAKDYIANMDNVSDIFSRNLV, encoded by the coding sequence ATGAAATTAAAAATCATACCTATATTAGTACTTTTGATTGTTGGTCTGAGCATTTTTATCAGCGGTTGTACAGATTCTGGCGATTCCAGGGATAATGGGAGTACAGAACAGAAAACTGAAATATCAGGAATGGGCGAGCCCATAACAGTTGCCGTAAGTATTCTTCCCCTAGCTGAATTTGCAGAAAAGGTCGGAGGAGATAATGTAAAAACTGTTGTTATAGTCCCATCTGGGGCAGATCCTCATACCTATGAACCTTCTCCAAAGGAAGTCCAGGAAATAAGTAAAGCAAAGATGCTAGTAACAGTTGGGGTTGGTATGCCTTTTGAGGAAGTTTGGATTGACAATTTCGAGTCCATGGATAGTGGCACTCTTATTGTAAATTGTTCTAAAGGAATTGAACTAAGGAAACTTGCTGAGCACGATCACGAAGGAGAAGCAGAACATAACGAATCACTTGAAGCTGGGGATGAAAACAAAATTGACGAAGACCATGAAAAACTGGACCCCCATATCTGGACATCACCTGAAAACGCAAAGATGATGGTTGAAGATATTTATGAAGGGCTTGTAGAACTCGATCCTGAAAATGAAGCTTACTATACCCAGAATAGAGATGCTTACCTTGAAGAGCTGGACGCTCTGGATTCGAGGATTCAGGAAAAGCTGGAAGGACGTGAAGAAAGAAATTTCATGGTTTATCATCCATCCTGGGGATATTTTGCCGCGGAGTACGGGCTTACTATGATTCCTGTTGAGGTTGAAGGAAAAGAGCCAAGTGCGAGGGATCTCGCGAAGCTTGTGGATCTTGCAAAGGAAAAGAAAGTCAAAGTTATCTTTGTCCAGACTCAGTTCAACCCGCGAAGTGCAGACGTCGTAGCTCAAGAAATTGGCGGGGAAGTTGTGGCTGTTGACCCTCTTGCAAAAGATTACATTGCAAACATGGACAACGTATCCGATATCTTTTCCAGAAACCTTGTGTAA